GTGTCGAATACTCAGATATTCTAGAAAAATATAATACCCATACgaaaacataatcaatgttaatATCCTATCAAAATAAGATTTTAATATCAAATGTACATTCTTGGCATTTCCACCAAACACCTTAGTTCTCAAATTAACTGATTACAACAGAGATGTCCATTTCCAGCAGAAAACTTGTAATATCCACAAATCATGTTTTCGGGACAATAAAAAACAATCATTGATGAAAATCCAACTAATAAAAAAGCGTAGAAATGCATCAGTTCAAATTATATGCTTAatattaatccaaaatcaacaaacaaaaaccttaaatcaaaaccctaaaaatgcAGAAAACCCATAAATTTCATTGGAAGtaagagaaagagaagagagaaattGTAAGGCTACATTAATTTAACATATTATTATAACAATTGTGATAAATTTCTACTGAAATTAGcagaagagaagagagagaaagatcaACATTTTCTCCGGGATCGACTCCTCCCCTTAATCGACGTCTCTCGCCTTGACGAAATCTCACTCGTCGACAACGCCAATGGAGGAGATAGAGAGTTGACCGGGTCACCGATGCCATCAACGGTGCAACCGAGGAAGTCGAACCCTGGCCGAGGTAGGCGACGGTAGCGAGGGCGAAGATGGTGACGGCGGTGAGGAGTGGTGGTTgagtgggaggagagagagagagagtttggGTGGTTgagtgggaggagagagagagagagagtttgcAGGTGAAGGGGATGAAGGGGATGAAAGCAATATAAGGGCAAAACCGTAAACTACTGCTAACGGAAAactaacggacgttaagtccAAGTGCATTTTATGAACAATAcggaaaaataggggtatattatgtattttgaaacacgcaggggtatttggtgaatttcgtgaaatctcaagggcatttcatgaaaaaaccgttaaaaaaaacataaggaAGATGTTTCGTTAAGAAGTTCGGGGAATTCCAAAACTTAACCCAAAAAAGATTAAAAAGATTATTGGATTTTCTGATTTAATTAGTAGACGAAATTTGATCCAAAATTCTGGATAAACTAattgacaatttatttatcaatgatTGTTAGTATCACAATGTGCAACGCCAATTTAGTTTTTTTGGGCGGTTTAATACTTCATGATTTTCATAATATCTAAGTGAACATAAGTTGAAAATTTGATTttcgtcaaaaaaaaaatatatttgaaGAATCAAATTATTTCCCAAATTATTTGAGCACAATGAGAAATCGTATTTGTAGTGTAGATTATCGAGtatatttacactaatataaacctggtccatgctaacttagcatggaccagggcaacggagtaatttttatgggtaacatatgtaactgtcacgtgacagttattttgtaattttaaataataactatatgcgtattacagtaactatgtgttttaaagagttactatgtgttttgaagagttttaatgcgatttgtgtctagcccactttatatacgttttaaacttttttatttttcaaagtttcagatctacattctgttcattctctttcattttctctctcttcattttctctctatgcttttcaaaatttagcccaaatttctaggttttgttcgatttttttcgtaattatcttataattcttatgattggatctatttgatgaggaaaaattggaggaagtagtagatcaaggaGGTTCATCGTTGGcgaaatcgaatcgaagaatttgcgctcgcctacaaatcttcgcaagaatttttagagatcacatctcgatttgttgttttttaaagaatcttaagtctatttttatttaaaattgaaaatatttgttgttttgaagaaattaatgtttgtgttttaccgaaTTATCgtttcacttcgcgaattcgatcagtgacttcacgattttaaatagtaactatatgagtaatacaacaactatatggtttaaagaggtaatatgtaattttaatggttactatatgtgtacaatagttactatatcattttaatggttactatatgtgtacaacagtGACTAtttgtgtacaatagttattattttgttgagtgattcgaaatgtttgttgttttgttgaaattagggttagtgtttcacatagttagtatataaatgatatagtcacctttaatttatgttgcgaattagtgtttttaatagtcactggaatgttcgttgtgtttatgttagtagtagtttttagagtaactatactttttttaaaagttactataactttaaaacagtaactatgtgtttaaaatagtcactatattttttagaaagttattataagtttaaaaccgtaactatgtgtttaagatagttattatgttatgaacagtttatagtgactttttgataaataatagttactatacgattacattatgtattatgttatttagagtatgtattTGTCCGCTTCTTTGATaatgactatatgattataatggttactatatatgTTCAAATTgttactatattttaataatagtcactatatgttttatatagttactatatggtttatatagttactatatatttgatatttgtataagaaaataatacgaagtatcaatcacatgttattccaggtcctaaagttgcactatctagtgacgaatctccaaaaatactttacaatatcatttgtataagaagaaataatgccttaaatttagaaaaaagagacaaaggctgtgaactttaagaattgatgcagcaaagcacaagaggtagaaatagtgtttgttgtttgggtgaaattagggtttgtgtttcatatagttagtatataaatgatatagttacctttaatttatgttgcgaaataatgtttttaatagtcattggaatattcattgtgtttatgttagtagtagtttttagagtaactatatttttttaaacgttactataactttaaaacagtaactatttgtttaaaatagttactatattttttagaaagttattataaatttaaaacaataactatgtgtttaagataattactatgttaagaacagtttatagtgactttttgataaataatagttactatacgttacattatgtaatatgttatttcgagtatatttttgtctgtttcttagatagtgactatatgattataatggttactatatttgtacaatagttactatattataataatagtcactatatgttaagctagttgttgtgtgattataatggttactatatgtgtacaatagttatattattatattagttactatatgtttgaaataggtactatgtttattttatcatgatatgttaccatatgtttattttcttcaatagctactatattatttatatagttactatattatttatatagttactatatgtttgaaatagatattatgtttattttatcatgacttgttaccatatgtttattttctttaatagttattgtacgttttatatagttactatatttttgaaataggtactatgttagtttattatgttatgtgcatgtttttatgttattctatatttttaatgatatatttactgtattatggatagagttactatattattatcacatcaactatgtctgcaactctgtgactaaatgaccatcaataatatttataggtattatatcttgtattatagtaactatatgtttggtatagttttttatgtatattataatgttcttttcatgttctttgttgtcttccatgttattagtaataagagttacgatgttatgatcacaacaactatatgatcataacaataactatatctacaaccttgctcgtatatgactatcattaatattaagagttactatatcatgtataatagtaactatatatttttaatagttattatcttatcattatgttctttttatgatctttctttgtactccatgttattattaataaaagtgactatattattttgacagtaactatatgactataacaataacaataactatatatgcaattctgcaagtattttaccatcgttaattgtaagagttactatatgatgcataatagaaactacacgttttacatagttactatgttattttttcatatttaaatgttaaattattaacttagtttaaatattatttattcagaaatacaaagatgatgcacccataattgaaatcgtgcaaagaataaattctgcaaggaaaacaaaagcaggaggagaagtagaaaatcctgacaacaatggaaaccaagaacgtggtagaggaaggacatgatgtgttggtggaaaaaagagacgtggtccacgtgaacgtgtcgattagtactttttagttcaaaaaacatttgagtttaacatagtttatttaatagatgcaaagaattagaatgtcgtagctaaaacaactaaccaagtagttaatgttttctttattattgttcaagagttataattactgttacttttgatatagttactcttttatatttcagtaattatgtgatatataataaaaaaaagtactatatgacctctaaaccatctatatcatattgtttatttttataatatagtaattgttttacagctaaagttatttttctatataatatagttaatctttggatagaataattgttctcatcgaaattactatattattattatttatttcatagtactattctgaaaatatagttaatttacagaacctatagtttctataatttactctttttgtctgcaagaatgaatatatagtagtaattgttttacagttaaaattacttttctatatgatatagttactctttggataaaatagttactcttatcattattatgttcatagttattattctggagatatagttactttacagaacctacagtttctataatttactcactgttaaaattacctaattaccctggtccatggtaatcttatgatggaccgggtccatgcaagtggaatTGTATCGAGTAGGGGTACCATATAAATTTACTTCACAAGTTAAAATTTTGGACAAAATTAATTTTACATTTCACCCTAAGATAATAGCTATATTTCCTACATTATACTTGATACTTGATATGATTATCGATTTCTATAATAATTCATACATTAGTTGGGGTgtttgaatctcaaagaatcCTCTGAAGATGTAATATAATCTCTCAACTCCTTTGCTTGAGTTGCCATTCCAGCCATAGTATAAGCTTTGATCATGGTTCGATAAGTAACACTATCAGGTTTACATCCTTTGTTCTTCATCATCTCAAGGACTTCCTTCATTTCAGCAAACCGTTCCATCCTCCCGTATGCATCCGCCAGACAGTTGAAGAACACGATATCCAAAGTTACATCCGTGTTCTCAATTATTCGCAAAACACTCTCAATTTTCTCGGCTATTCCAGCTCTTCCGTAAGCCCTGACAAGTGAGCAAAATGTGACACAATTCGGCTTAATCCTTTCTGACTGCATCAACCTAAACAAAAATTCCATCTGCTTTAAATCCCCAGCTCTTCCAAATGCGTCTATTACCACGTTGTAGGTCACAATTGTCCACGAGTAATGATATTTCTGCATGTATTCCATAACAGCACTCATCTTCtcataattttcagatttgccATATGAATCTAACAGTATGTTGAAAGTTCTTATGTTGGGTTCAATTCCAGCACCCTGAAACTTCTCGTAACATGTCTCCATCATCTCAATTTGTCCGCTGTTACCAAAAGCTCTAAGTGTAGAATTCATGGTCCATACATCAGGTTCACAATGCCGATTAGTAAGCATTTCTGCTAGtattgattccatttctgcaaaCCTTTTATGAAATACGAGAAACTAAATGAATTCTCTGTCTGTCATCACAATGTCACACCCATCTGGTTGCAAcaaggaaaaaaaaggaaaagaaagaattaCAGAAATATCCAATTCTAAATCAAAGCGAAATCATGAATATCTTTCATAAGAAGCTATCACACACAGCACATTCCGGATcactaaaaagtaaaaaaactCCGAGACTTGCTCAGACATTCAGTATTTCACTTGCAAGCACTTAAAAAGTTTCGGATGGATAAAAGAATTTCCTTTTTTCTACACAAATAACAAAAATCTATTTTTCAAAGTTCCGCTTATTTTATTACAAGGCATACCAAAACCTGGTAAAATGGGCAAACGCGGTGATGCATTTTATGCAGACAAAACCGAATATGGAAAACAGATGCAAGAGGTAATGATCAAACTAGATAAGTTTATACATGCCTCAACCAAAATTTTAATGGAAGGCAAAAGCAAAAGGTTAAAAATAGGCAAGAGATAGAACCCACTTACTTTCCTGCTTTTCCATAAGAATCAATCAAGGTATTATATGTGACTGTGTTGGGCGGGATTCCCTGGGACACCATATCAGAAAGCAGCATACGAACTTTATCAAAGGCAAAAACATGGAGGCAAGACTTTATGAAGATCGAGTACGTATAAACATCAGGTCTACAATTACTACTGTTCTTCATATGCTCAAGCAACGCGAAGGCTTCATCAAACTGACAGCTCCTGCTGTAGGCTGACAACAGAGCAGTGCATGCTTCATGGTCTACAACGCAGCCCTCGTCAACCATAGCTAAAAACAGTTCATGAGCTTTCTGGGGCTGCTTGCATTTTCCAAGCATGACAATAAGCTTTATGTAAATACCAGAGTTGGGTTTATACCATAACTGCTCCCTCATTAGTTCAAATATCTGCGTCAAATTACAGGGAGATATTTAAGAGAGGGTCCATGTCTTCGTAGAAACATTAACTTCTTAGTTCTTACAAAAAAGAGTAATTTTGAAGGTTAAAATTCTTTATATTTCAGCATCTTTCTTCCTCGGGTAATTATTTATTTCACAGGACTAGCAAACCTCCAAGAATAAAGGACATGCTATAATAAACTAGCTATTTGATTATAGGAGTCTGACATACCGACTTCTAGAATTAAAGACTGTGATCTAGTGATCTCATTAGAATGGTGACTTATATACAGTTCATCCTTAAATGATGGCTGGATGACATA
This Spinacia oleracea cultivar Varoflay chromosome 6, BTI_SOV_V1, whole genome shotgun sequence DNA region includes the following protein-coding sequences:
- the LOC110793467 gene encoding pentatricopeptide repeat-containing protein At5g48730, chloroplastic, which encodes MAIQSLAAGPTFPFPPPSNHRPTPSRNKPTTSPGPDRPSSSSTSIKKWGPPLPAIKEYTKEKERESKERKEEINSKIASRKAISVILRREATKAVLEKKKGISSKRLLPRTVLESLHERITALRWESALKIFELMREQLWYKPNSGIYIKLIVMLGKCKQPQKAHELFLAMVDEGCVVDHEACTALLSAYSRSCQFDEAFALLEHMKNSSNCRPDVYTYSIFIKSCLHVFAFDKVRMLLSDMVSQGIPPNTVTYNTLIDSYGKAGKFAEMESILAEMLTNRHCEPDVWTMNSTLRAFGNSGQIEMMETCYEKFQGAGIEPNIRTFNILLDSYGKSENYEKMSAVMEYMQKYHYSWTIVTYNVVIDAFGRAGDLKQMEFLFRLMQSERIKPNCVTFCSLVRAYGRAGIAEKIESVLRIIENTDVTLDIVFFNCLADAYGRMERFAEMKEVLEMMKNKGCKPDSVTYRTMIKAYTMAGMATQAKELRDYITSSEDSLRFKHPN